In one window of Halomarina pelagica DNA:
- a CDS encoding fumarylacetoacetate hydrolase family protein: MRIGQFSTSTTDWPWCGALLDENTVIDLHAAGEEAGIEIPRRTTALLKQWNWEEKASLAVEYAKEAGIARHDLDSLERHEPVSSPEKIVCVGLNYRDHAEEGDNPIPDEPVLFSKFPTTLTAPGDDVVWNPSYTEQVDYEAELVVVVGREAREVSEEDAFDYVAGVTVGNDVSARDLQHGDGQWVRGKSLDTFAPTGPDLVTLSEVDDPHALDIWTEVNGDRVQDSTTANLIFGIDELVSFCSRAFTLKPGDLIFTGTPPGVGVYRDPQVLLDDGDTVTVGVEGLGELTNGCRHR, from the coding sequence ATGCGTATTGGGCAATTCAGCACGTCGACTACGGACTGGCCGTGGTGCGGCGCGCTACTTGACGAGAATACCGTAATTGACCTCCACGCCGCGGGCGAGGAAGCAGGCATCGAGATACCCCGGCGGACGACGGCGCTCCTGAAGCAGTGGAACTGGGAGGAGAAGGCGTCGCTCGCGGTCGAGTACGCCAAGGAAGCGGGCATCGCACGGCACGATCTGGACTCGCTGGAGCGTCACGAACCGGTGTCGAGTCCAGAGAAGATTGTCTGTGTCGGCCTGAACTACCGCGACCACGCCGAGGAGGGAGATAACCCCATCCCCGACGAACCGGTGCTGTTCTCGAAGTTCCCGACGACGCTCACCGCGCCCGGTGATGATGTCGTCTGGAATCCATCGTACACTGAGCAGGTGGACTACGAGGCGGAACTCGTCGTCGTCGTCGGCCGCGAGGCCCGCGAAGTCTCCGAGGAGGATGCGTTCGACTACGTCGCCGGCGTCACGGTCGGCAACGACGTCTCGGCGCGTGATCTCCAGCACGGCGACGGCCAGTGGGTCCGCGGGAAGAGCCTCGACACGTTCGCGCCGACCGGCCCGGACCTCGTGACGCTCTCGGAGGTTGACGACCCCCACGCCCTCGATATCTGGACGGAGGTCAACGGCGACCGTGTCCAGGACTCGACGACGGCGAACCTCATCTTCGGCATCGACGAACTCGTTTCGTTCTGCAGTCGCGCGTTCACGCTGAAGCCGGGCGATCTGATCTTCACGGGCACGCCCCCAGGCGTCGGCGTCTACCGCGATCCGCAGGTGCTGCTGGACGACGGCGACACCGTGACGGTCGGCGTAGAGGGACTGGGGGAGCTAACGAACGGCTGTCGGCATCGCTGA